One window of the Sciurus carolinensis chromosome 8, mSciCar1.2, whole genome shotgun sequence genome contains the following:
- the Tssk1b gene encoding testis-specific serine/threonine-protein kinase 1 isoform X1 produces MDDAAVLKRRGYIMGINLGEGSYAKVKSAYSERLKFNVAVKIIDRKKAPTDFLEKFLPREIEILAMLNHRSIVKTYEIFETSDGKVYIVMELGVQGDLLEFIKTRGALQEDDARKKFHQLSSAIKYCHDLDVVHRDLKCENLLLDKDFNIKLSDFGFSKRCLRDESGRLVLSKTFCGSAAYAAPEVLQGIPYQPKVYDIWSLGVILYIMVCGSMPYDDSNIKKMLRIQKEHRVNFPRSKHLTGECKDLIYRMLQPDVNRRLHIDEILSHCWVQPKARGLSSAAINKEGESSRSIDPQWTPEPGSDKKSATKLEPREEARPETRSETKPEEDTVQVARQSETLGFSSEQMIRESEEGPPQQPPETHT; encoded by the exons ATGGATGACGCTGCCGTCCTCAAGCGACGAGGCTACATCATGGGGATAAATTTGGGAGAGGGCTCATACGCGAAAGTCAAATCCGCTTACTCTGAGCGCCTAAAGTTCAACGTGGCGGTCAAGATCATCGACCGTAAGAAAGCCCCCACAGACTTCCTGGAGAAATTCCTTCCCAGGGAAATTGAGATTCTGGCCATGCTAAACCACCGCTCCATCGTCAAGACCTACGAGATCTTTGAGACATCAGACGGCAAGGTCTACATTGTTATGGAGCTCGGGGTCCAGGGCGATCTCCTTGAATTCATAAAAACCCGAGGAGCCCTGCAAGAGGATGATGCTCGTAAGAAGTTCCACCAGCTCTCCTCGGCCATCAAGTACTGCCATGACCTGGATGTCGTCCACAGAGACCTCAAGTGTGAGAACCTTCTCCTTGACAAGGACTTCAACATCAAGCTGTCTGACTTCGGCTTCTCCAAGCGCTGCCTGCGGGACGAAAGTGGCCGACTGGTATTAAGCAAGACCTTCTGTGGGTCAGCAGCGTATGCGGCCCCTGAGGTGCTGCAGGGCATCCCCTACCAGCCTAAAGTTTATGACATCTGGAGCTTAGGCGTGATCCTCTACATCATGGTCTGTGGTTCCATGCCCTATGATGACTCCAATATCAAGAAAATGCTGCGCATCCAGAAGGAGCACCGTGTCAACTTCCCACGCTCCAAGCACCTGACAGGAGAGTGTAAGGACCTCATCTACCGCATGCTACAGCCGGATGTCAACCGGCGGCTGCACATAGATGAGATCCTCAGCCACTGCTGGGTACAGCCCAAGGCACGGGGTCTGTCCTCTGCAGCCATTAACAAGGAGGGGGAGAGCTCCCGGAGCATTGACCCCCAATGGACCCCTGAACCTGGCTCTGACAAGAAGTCTGCCACCAAACTGGAGCCTCGGGAAGAGGCACGACCTGAG ACACGGTCTGAGACAAAACCTGAGGAGGATACAGTGCAAGTGGCCAGGCAGTCAGAGACCCTGGGCTTCAGCAGTGAGCAGATGATCAGGGAGTCAGAGGAAGGGCCCCCTCAACAGCCTCCAGAGACACACACCTAG
- the Tssk1b gene encoding testis-specific serine/threonine-protein kinase 1 isoform X2 — MDDAAVLKRRGYIMGINLGEGSYAKVKSAYSERLKFNVAVKIIDRKKAPTDFLEKFLPREIEILAMLNHRSIVKTYEIFETSDGKVYIVMELGVQGDLLEFIKTRGALQEDDARKKFHQLSSAIKYCHDLDVVHRDLKCENLLLDKDFNIKLSDFGFSKRCLRDESGRLVLSKTFCGSAAYAAPEVLQGIPYQPKVYDIWSLGVILYIMVCGSMPYDDSNIKKMLRIQKEHRVNFPRSKHLTGECKDLIYRMLQPDVNRRLHIDEILSHCWVQPKARGLSSAAINKEGESSRSIDPQWTPEPGSDKKSATKLEPREEARPETKPEEDTVQVARQSETLGFSSEQMIRESEEGPPQQPPETHT, encoded by the exons ATGGATGACGCTGCCGTCCTCAAGCGACGAGGCTACATCATGGGGATAAATTTGGGAGAGGGCTCATACGCGAAAGTCAAATCCGCTTACTCTGAGCGCCTAAAGTTCAACGTGGCGGTCAAGATCATCGACCGTAAGAAAGCCCCCACAGACTTCCTGGAGAAATTCCTTCCCAGGGAAATTGAGATTCTGGCCATGCTAAACCACCGCTCCATCGTCAAGACCTACGAGATCTTTGAGACATCAGACGGCAAGGTCTACATTGTTATGGAGCTCGGGGTCCAGGGCGATCTCCTTGAATTCATAAAAACCCGAGGAGCCCTGCAAGAGGATGATGCTCGTAAGAAGTTCCACCAGCTCTCCTCGGCCATCAAGTACTGCCATGACCTGGATGTCGTCCACAGAGACCTCAAGTGTGAGAACCTTCTCCTTGACAAGGACTTCAACATCAAGCTGTCTGACTTCGGCTTCTCCAAGCGCTGCCTGCGGGACGAAAGTGGCCGACTGGTATTAAGCAAGACCTTCTGTGGGTCAGCAGCGTATGCGGCCCCTGAGGTGCTGCAGGGCATCCCCTACCAGCCTAAAGTTTATGACATCTGGAGCTTAGGCGTGATCCTCTACATCATGGTCTGTGGTTCCATGCCCTATGATGACTCCAATATCAAGAAAATGCTGCGCATCCAGAAGGAGCACCGTGTCAACTTCCCACGCTCCAAGCACCTGACAGGAGAGTGTAAGGACCTCATCTACCGCATGCTACAGCCGGATGTCAACCGGCGGCTGCACATAGATGAGATCCTCAGCCACTGCTGGGTACAGCCCAAGGCACGGGGTCTGTCCTCTGCAGCCATTAACAAGGAGGGGGAGAGCTCCCGGAGCATTGACCCCCAATGGACCCCTGAACCTGGCTCTGACAAGAAGTCTGCCACCAAACTGGAGCCTCGGGAAGAGGCACGACCTGAG ACAAAACCTGAGGAGGATACAGTGCAAGTGGCCAGGCAGTCAGAGACCCTGGGCTTCAGCAGTGAGCAGATGATCAGGGAGTCAGAGGAAGGGCCCCCTCAACAGCCTCCAGAGACACACACCTAG
- the Tssk2 gene encoding testis-specific serine/threonine-protein kinase 2 — protein sequence MDDAAVLRKKGYIVGINLGKGSYAKVKSAYSERLKFNVAVKIIDRKKTPTDFVERFLPREMDILATVNHRSIIKTYEIFETSDGRIYIVMELGVQGDLLEFIKCRGALHEDVARKMFRQLSSAVKYCHDLDVVHRDLKCENLLLDKDFNIKLSDFGFSKRCLRDGSGRIVLSKTFCGSAAYAAPEVLQGIPYQPKVYDIWSLGVILYIMVCGSMPYDDSDIKKMLRIQKEHRVDFPRSKNLTGECKDLIYRILQPDVNRRLHIDEILSHSWLQPPKPKAMSSASFKREGEGKYRAECKLDTRPGLRPEHRPDHKLGAKTQHRLLVVPENEDRMEERLAETSRAKDHHITGAEVGKAST from the coding sequence ATGGACGATGCCGCGGTCCTAAGGAAGAAGGGTTACATCGTGGGAATCAATCTGGGCAAGGGCTCCTATGCAAAAGTCAAATCTGCCTACTCTGAGCGCCTCAAATTTAACGTGGCAGTCAAGATCATCGACCGCAAGAAAACACCCACTGACTTTGTGGAGAGATTCCTTCCTCGGGAGATGGACATCCTGGCAACTGTCAACCACCGCTCCATCATCAAGACCTATGAGATCTTCGAGACCTCTGATGGGCGCATCTACATTGTCATGGAGCTTGGGGTCCAGGGTGACCTCCTTGAATTCATCAAGTGCCGGGGGGCCCTGCATGAGGATGTAGCACGTAAAATGTTCCGCCAGCTCTCCTCAGCTGTCAAGTACTGCCATGACTTAGATGTTGTCCACAGAGACCTCAAGTGCGAGAACCTTCTCCTTGACAAGGACTTTAACATCAAGCTGTCTGATTTCGGCTTCTCCAAGCGCTGCCTGCGGGATGGGAGCGGGCGCATCGTCCTCAGCAAGACCTTCTGTGGGTCAGCTGCATATGCAGCCCCAGAGGTGCTGCAGGGCATCCCCTACCAGCCCAAGGTGTATGACATCTGGAGCCTGGGTGTAATCCTCTACATCATGGTTTGTGGCTCCATGCCCTACGATGATTCTGACATCAAAAAGATGCTGCGCATCCAGAAGGAGCACCGTGTGGACTTCCCCCGCTCCAAGAATCTGACTGGCGAGTGCAAGGACCTCATCTACCGTATCCTGCAGCCGGATGTCAACAGAAGGTTGCACATCGATGAGATTCTCAGCCACTCATGGCTGCAGCCCCCCAAGCCCAAAGCCATGTCTTCTGCCTCCttcaagagggagggagagggcaaGTACCGGGCCGAGTGTAAATTGGATACCCGGCCAGGCTTGAGGCCAGAGCACCGTCCTGACCACAAGCTGGGGGCCAAAACCCAACATCGACTGCTGGTGGTGCCTGAGAATGAGGACAGGATGGAGGAAAGGCTGGCCGAGACCTCCAGAGCTAAAGACCATCACATCACCGGAGCTGAGGTTGGGAAGGCAAGCACCTAG
- the Ess2 gene encoding splicing factor ESS-2 homolog, giving the protein METPGLSPRTLLLPAASGPQRKRSAGETQAVRSKQRVLDEEEYIEGLQTVIQRDFFPDVEKLQAQKEYLEAEENGDLERMRQIAIKFGSALGKMSREPPPPYVTPATFETPEVHTGTGMVGNKPRSRGRGLEEGEAGEEEEKEPLPSLDVFLSRYTSEDNASFQEIMEVAKEKSRARHAWLYQAEEEYEKRQKDNLELPSAEHQAIENSQTGVETWKYKAKNSLMYYPEGVPDDEQLFKKPRQVVHKNTRFLRDPFSQALSRSQLQQAAALNAQHKQGKVGPDGKELIPQESPRVGGFGFVATPSPAPGVNESPLMTWGEVENTPLRVEGSETPYVDRTPGPAFKILEPGRRERLGLKMANEAAAKNRAKKQEALRRVTENLASLTPKGLSPAMSPALQRLVSRTASKYTDRALRASYTPSPARSTHLKTPAGGPQTPTSTPAPGSATRTPLTQDPASITDNLLQLPARRKASDFF; this is encoded by the exons ATGGAGACACCTGGCCTATCTCCCCGGACCTTGTTGCTCCCGGCCGCGTCTGGGCCCCAGAGGAAGCGATCAGCTGGGGAGACCCAGGCTGTGAGGAGCAAGCAGCGGGTCCTGGACGAGGaagagtatatagag GGCCTTCAGACAGTCATCCAAAGGGATTTCTTTCCTGATGTGGAGAAGCTGCAGGCACAGAAAGAGtacctggaggctgaggaaaaTGGAGATTTGGAACGGATGCGCCAGATTGCAATCAAGTTTGGCTCTGCCCTGGGCAAGATGTCCCGAGAGCCTCCACCACCTT ATGTGACTCCAGCCACATTTGAGACTCCTGAGGTGCACACAGGCACTGGAATGGTGGGCAACAAGCCCAGGTCTCGGGGCCGAGGTTTGGAGGAAG GAGAGgctggagaagaggaggagaaggagccaCTGCCCAGCCTGGATGTCTTCCTGAGCCGCTATACAAGTGAGGACAATGCCTCCTTCCAGGAGATCATGGAGGTGGCCAAGGAGAAGAGTCGGGCACGCCATGCTTGGCTTTACCAGGCTGAGGAGGAGTATGAGAAG AGGCAGAAAGATAATCTTGAACTCCCATCAGCAGAGCACCAAGCCATTGAGAACAGCCAGACTGGTGTGGAGACCTGGAAGTACAAAGCCAAGAACTCCCTTATGTACTACCCAGAGG GTGTCCCTGATGATGAGCAGCTGTTTAAGAAGCCCCGGCAGGTGGTGCATAAGAACACACGTTTTCTCCGGGACCCCTTTAGCCAGGCTCTGAGCAGGTCCCAGCTCCAGCAGGCTGCAGCCCTCAATGCCCAG CACAAACAGGGCAAGGTGGGCCCCGACGGCAAGGAGCTCATCCCCCAGGAATCCCCACGAGTGGGCGGGTTTGGATTTGTTGCTACTCCTTCTCCTGCCCCTG GTGTGAATGAATCCCCATTGATGACCTGGGGAGAGGTCGAGAACACACCCCTGAGAGTTGAAGGGTCAGAGACCCCCTACGTGGACAGGACACCAGGGCCAGCCTTCAAG ATCTTGGAGCCTGGCCGTAGGGAGCGGCTGGGCCTGAAGATGGCCAATGAGGCGGCTGCCAAGAATCGGGCTAAGAAGCAGGAAGCCTTGCGGAGAGTGACAGAGAACCTAGCCAG CCTCACTCCCAAAGGCCTGAGCccagctatgtccccagccctgcaacgCCTTGTGAGCAGGACAGCCAGCAAGTATACAGACCGAGCCCTGCGGGCCAGCTACACACCATCCCCAGCACGCTCAACCCACCTCAAGACTCCAGCTGGTGGGCCACAGACCCCCACGAGCACGCCAGCCCCGGGTTCTGCCACACGCACACCCCTCACACAGGACCCAGCCTCCATCACAGACAACTTACTACAGCTCCCTGCCCGGCGCAAAGCCTCAGACTTCTTTTAG